A window of Tripterygium wilfordii isolate XIE 37 chromosome 7, ASM1340144v1, whole genome shotgun sequence contains these coding sequences:
- the LOC120002448 gene encoding uncharacterized protein LOC120002448 encodes MDIEPHCLLCGSNQESLLHIFFHCPWSQDIWRNTHWTHQQRFLFPITSPTIYDNLPNFIKLLNLEDLGTFMVTAYHIWRARNNILHGNNSLSQQDDVLVTQHLKSSFIAAFEEPIPTNRPAPSTWSIPADGWVKVNVDASWIDDRSMAGVEQSSGTVMEKSLPLLSSLSGQPLLV; translated from the coding sequence ATGGACATAGAACCCCATTGTCTTTTATGTGGCTCCAACCAAGAATCTCTTTTACATATCTTCTTCCACTGCCCTTGGAGCCAAGATATCTGGAGGAACACCCACTGGACACATCAGCAAAGGTTTTTATTTCCAATTACAAGCCCGACAATATATGATAATCTTCCCAATTTTATCAAGCTCTTGAATTTGGAAGATCTGGGGACCTTCATGGTGACGGCATACCACATATGGCGGGCTCGAAACAATATCCTTCATGGAAATAACTCTTTATCTCAGCAAGATGATGTCCTCGTGACACAACACCTGAAATCCTCCTTCATTGCAGCTTTTGAAGAACCAATACCAACAAACAGGCCGGCTCCCTCTACTTGGTCTATCCCTGCTGATGGCTGGGTTAAAGTGAATGTTGATGCTTCCTGGATTGACGATCGTTCAATGGCTGGGGTTGAGCAATCATCCGGAACAGTTATGGAGAAATCATTGCCTCTGCTTTCAAGCCTCTCCGGCCAACCGCTTCTAGTCTAG